Proteins encoded by one window of Girardinichthys multiradiatus isolate DD_20200921_A chromosome 14, DD_fGirMul_XY1, whole genome shotgun sequence:
- the si:ch73-71d17.2 gene encoding RPA-related protein RADX isoform X2, with protein sequence MAVDGCIFHRTLTRSRPAPNQASSSSPVVCRESLHVVDVRRYSRDQASAIYFPQAVLSGEDLYDVTLTDGDCRLQVTLDPGLNQLVESRVLKPWSPVYNATFSPALSAQLPECPGASADRDSYRLVSVQVKDSADDEEEEGVWRSQVAWDSLPWFGSSGPTGPLVPLRASRSVFLPLWNNVDYSGEVWMEAPPTEDSLEEEDEEEEGRRPSVTVSELRDCFLSGRRGAIQYQLIVRIINKSHLMYYGRTDRNCECPYKAVLQACDRTGSVCVVLWNSVCVSWYRRLKPGDIISLRHYRVKQHYQAEVDDIEISVNSRNPAAQISILPESSVSPEYLPPAPSYNFYNSKELLERPHGNLCDVIGLLTFTGRSERVRSKGAGLLEYRWLRLEDGSSDKPIMVKLFSTSQPETHLKLHPVSVVVCTRLKSIRSDQSPDSFYLTNTTYTQVYCTGLGHHSQMSYRKLQQVRIFLQWLRSQDDQQVLGRALIGGFSMYPPPPVSLETFMKERRGELGFLQGSELQRELERLCYRERRTFCLQATVSMVTYSRRGEEDCCLFWMDRPSSLSSSSSSSPSIRPLSSSFSPTSLSSALSVSTPRPADLSSSRKRRKLLLSETPSKRCPLLTVHTENNNKTVILFEASMEFLENAADEEDEEEEADEDSSSFCTAPLPPVFPPIATETLPLHFDYNHREEQAAAVGMGGGSKAERFDSAPRDYYTVRLRALSDGLMIDAVFLPHFSSSLLHHSNTWTSILSHGAFSSHKPPPSPADLIAMAPQLANQRLVCVLEACHLGGARTELVLSRGFHLKD encoded by the exons ATGGCGGTGGACGGCTGCATCTTTCACAGGACCCTGACCCGATCCAGACCCGCTCCGAACCAG GCGTCCTCGTCCTCTCCCGTTGTCTGCAGGGAGTCCCTGCATGTTGTGGACGTTCGCCGTTACAGCAGAGACCAGGCGTCCGCCATCTACTTTCCCCAGGCTGTCCTCAGCG GTGAGGACCTGTATGACGTCACGCTGACAGACGGGGATTGCCGTCTTCAGGTGACTCTGGACCCCGGTCTGAACCAGCTGGTGGAGAGCCGAGTCCTGAAGCCGTGGTCGCCAGTTTATAACGCTACCTTCAGTCCCGCCCTGAGCGCCCAGCTCCCAGAATGCCCTGGGGCCTCTGCGGACAGAGACAG CTATAGACTGGTGAGCGTTCAGGTCAAAGACTCAGcagatgatgaggaggaggaaggagtcTGGAGGTCCCAGGTGGCCTGGGACTCGCTGCCCTGGTTCGGATCATCAGGACCAACTG GTCCACTGGTTCCACTCAGAGCCAGCAGGAGCGTGTTCCTCCCTCTGTGGAATAATGTGGACTACAGTGGAGAGGTGTGGATGGAGGCTCCGCCCACTGAGGACAGCCTggaggaggaagatgaagaggaggaag GACGACGGCCGTCTGTGACCGTGTCTGAGCTGCGAGACTGCTTCCTGTCTGGTCGCCGTGGCGCCATACAGTATCAGCTGATTGTGCGCATCATCAACAAGTCTCACCTGATGTACTACGGGAGGACAGACAGGAACTGCGAGTGCCCATATAAG GCCGTGCTGCAGGCGTGTGACCGAacaggaagtgtgtgtgtggtgctgTGGAACAGTGTGTGTGTCAGCTGGTATCGCCGTCTGAAGCCCGGTGACATCATCAGCTTGAGACACTACCGGGTCAAACAGCACTACCAGGCCGAGGTTGATGACATCG aaatCAGTGTGAACAGCAGGAATCCTGCAGCACAAATATCCATTCTCCCTGAATCCTCTGTCTCACCTGAGTACCTCCCACCTGCGCCCTCATACAACTTCTACAACAG TAAGGAGCTTCTGGAGCGTCCTCACGGAAACCTGTGTGATGTCATCGGCCTGCTGACATTCACAGGTCGGTCAGAGCGAGTCAGGAGTAAAG GGGCGGGGCTTTTGGAGTACCGCTGGCTCCGATTGGAGGATGGCAGCAGTGATAAACCAATCATGGTGAAGCTCTTCTCCACATCTCAGCCTGAGACACACCTGAAGCTCCACCCAG TGTCTGTGGTCGTCTGCACTCGACTGAAGTCCATCAGGTCGGATCAGAGTCCCGACTCTTTCTACCTGACTAACACCACCTACACTCAGGTGTACTGCACAG GACTGGGCCACCACTCCCAGATGAGCTACCGTAAACTGCAGCAGGTGCGAATCTTCCTGCAGTGGCTGAGGAGTCAGGACGATCAGCAGGTGCTGGGCAGGGCTCTGATTGGAGGATTCTCCATGTATCCGCCTCCTCCGGTCTCCTTGGAGACGTTTATGAAGGAGAGGAGAG gtgagCTGGGATTCCTGCAGGGGTCAGAGCTTCAGAGGGAGCTGGAGAGGCTCTGTTACCGAGAGCGACGCACCTTCTGCCTCCAGGCAACCGTTTCCATGGTTACCTACAGCCGCAGAGGAGAG GAGGATTGCTGTTTGTTCTGGATGGACAGACCTTCATCcctctcctcatcctcctcctcttcacctTCCATCAGACCtctttcctcctccttctctccaACCTCTCTGTCCTCGGCCCTCAGTGTGTCCACCCCTCGTCCTGCAGACCTCAGCTCGTCACG gaagaggaggaagctgcTGCTGTCTGAGACGCCCAGCAAGAG atgtCCTCTCCTCACAGTCCacacagaaaacaacaacaagacaG TGATCCTGTTTGAAGCCTCCATGGAGTTTCTGGAAAACGCCGCTGATGAagaagatgaggaggaggaggccgATGAAGACTCTTCATCCTTCTGCACCGCCCCCCTCCCCCCGGTGTTCCCACCCATCGCCACCGAAACCTTACCGTTGCATTTTGACTACAATCACAGGGAGGAGCAGGCAGCTGCCGTCGGAATGGGAGGCGGATCCAAAGCGGAGCGCTTTGACTCCGCCCCTAGAGACTACTACACAGTGAGATTGAGAG CTCTTTCAGACGGCCTGATGATCGATGCAGTCTTCCTCCCTCACTTCTCCTCCTCCCTGCTCCATCACTCCAACACCTGGACCTCCATCCTGTCCCATGGAGCCTTCTCCTCACACAAACCTCCACCTTCACCAG CTGACCTCATCGCCATGGCGCCCCAGCTGGCCAATCAGAGGCTTGTTTGTGTCCTGGAGGCGTGTCACCTGGGCGGAGCCAGGACTGAACTGGTCCTGAGTCGAGGGTTCCACCTTAAAGACTGA
- the si:ch73-71d17.2 gene encoding RPA-related protein RADX isoform X3: MKAECLLLICCVSLMASSSSPVVCRESLHVVDVRRYSRDQASAIYFPQAVLSGEDLYDVTLTDGDCRLQVTLDPGLNQLVESRVLKPWSPVYNATFSPALSAQLPECPGASADRDSYRLVSVQVKDSADDEEEEGVWRSQVAWDSLPWFGSSGPTGPLVPLRASRSVFLPLWNNVDYSGEVWMEAPPTEDSLEEEDEEEEGRRPSVTVSELRDCFLSGRRGAIQYQLIVRIINKSHLMYYGRTDRNCECPYKAVLQACDRTGSVCVVLWNSVCVSWYRRLKPGDIISLRHYRVKQHYQAEVDDIEISVNSRNPAAQISILPESSVSPEYLPPAPSYNFYNSKELLERPHGNLCDVIGLLTFTGRSERVRSKGRGAGLLEYRWLRLEDGSSDKPIMVKLFSTSQPETHLKLHPVSVVVCTRLKSIRSDQSPDSFYLTNTTYTQVYCTGLGHHSQMSYRKLQQVRIFLQWLRSQDDQQVLGRALIGGFSMYPPPPVSLETFMKERRGELGFLQGSELQRELERLCYRERRTFCLQATVSMVTYSRRGEEDCCLFWMDRPSSLSSSSSSSPSIRPLSSSFSPTSLSSALSVSTPRPADLSSSRKRRKLLLSETPSKRCPLLTVHTENNNKTVILFEASMEFLENAADEEDEEEEADEDSSSFCTAPLPPVFPPIATETLPLHFDYNHREEQAAAVGMGGGSKAERFDSAPRDYYTVRLRALSDGLMIDAVFLPHFSSSLLHHSNTWTSILSHGAFSSHKPPPSPADLIAMAPQLANQRLVCVLEACHLGGARTELVLSRGFHLKD, translated from the exons ATGAAAGCTGAATGTCTTCTCCTGATCTGCTGCGTCTCTCTGatg GCGTCCTCGTCCTCTCCCGTTGTCTGCAGGGAGTCCCTGCATGTTGTGGACGTTCGCCGTTACAGCAGAGACCAGGCGTCCGCCATCTACTTTCCCCAGGCTGTCCTCAGCG GTGAGGACCTGTATGACGTCACGCTGACAGACGGGGATTGCCGTCTTCAGGTGACTCTGGACCCCGGTCTGAACCAGCTGGTGGAGAGCCGAGTCCTGAAGCCGTGGTCGCCAGTTTATAACGCTACCTTCAGTCCCGCCCTGAGCGCCCAGCTCCCAGAATGCCCTGGGGCCTCTGCGGACAGAGACAG CTATAGACTGGTGAGCGTTCAGGTCAAAGACTCAGcagatgatgaggaggaggaaggagtcTGGAGGTCCCAGGTGGCCTGGGACTCGCTGCCCTGGTTCGGATCATCAGGACCAACTG GTCCACTGGTTCCACTCAGAGCCAGCAGGAGCGTGTTCCTCCCTCTGTGGAATAATGTGGACTACAGTGGAGAGGTGTGGATGGAGGCTCCGCCCACTGAGGACAGCCTggaggaggaagatgaagaggaggaag GACGACGGCCGTCTGTGACCGTGTCTGAGCTGCGAGACTGCTTCCTGTCTGGTCGCCGTGGCGCCATACAGTATCAGCTGATTGTGCGCATCATCAACAAGTCTCACCTGATGTACTACGGGAGGACAGACAGGAACTGCGAGTGCCCATATAAG GCCGTGCTGCAGGCGTGTGACCGAacaggaagtgtgtgtgtggtgctgTGGAACAGTGTGTGTGTCAGCTGGTATCGCCGTCTGAAGCCCGGTGACATCATCAGCTTGAGACACTACCGGGTCAAACAGCACTACCAGGCCGAGGTTGATGACATCG aaatCAGTGTGAACAGCAGGAATCCTGCAGCACAAATATCCATTCTCCCTGAATCCTCTGTCTCACCTGAGTACCTCCCACCTGCGCCCTCATACAACTTCTACAACAG TAAGGAGCTTCTGGAGCGTCCTCACGGAAACCTGTGTGATGTCATCGGCCTGCTGACATTCACAGGTCGGTCAGAGCGAGTCAGGAGTAAAG GTCGAGGGGCGGGGCTTTTGGAGTACCGCTGGCTCCGATTGGAGGATGGCAGCAGTGATAAACCAATCATGGTGAAGCTCTTCTCCACATCTCAGCCTGAGACACACCTGAAGCTCCACCCAG TGTCTGTGGTCGTCTGCACTCGACTGAAGTCCATCAGGTCGGATCAGAGTCCCGACTCTTTCTACCTGACTAACACCACCTACACTCAGGTGTACTGCACAG GACTGGGCCACCACTCCCAGATGAGCTACCGTAAACTGCAGCAGGTGCGAATCTTCCTGCAGTGGCTGAGGAGTCAGGACGATCAGCAGGTGCTGGGCAGGGCTCTGATTGGAGGATTCTCCATGTATCCGCCTCCTCCGGTCTCCTTGGAGACGTTTATGAAGGAGAGGAGAG gtgagCTGGGATTCCTGCAGGGGTCAGAGCTTCAGAGGGAGCTGGAGAGGCTCTGTTACCGAGAGCGACGCACCTTCTGCCTCCAGGCAACCGTTTCCATGGTTACCTACAGCCGCAGAGGAGAG GAGGATTGCTGTTTGTTCTGGATGGACAGACCTTCATCcctctcctcatcctcctcctcttcacctTCCATCAGACCtctttcctcctccttctctccaACCTCTCTGTCCTCGGCCCTCAGTGTGTCCACCCCTCGTCCTGCAGACCTCAGCTCGTCACG gaagaggaggaagctgcTGCTGTCTGAGACGCCCAGCAAGAG atgtCCTCTCCTCACAGTCCacacagaaaacaacaacaagacaG TGATCCTGTTTGAAGCCTCCATGGAGTTTCTGGAAAACGCCGCTGATGAagaagatgaggaggaggaggccgATGAAGACTCTTCATCCTTCTGCACCGCCCCCCTCCCCCCGGTGTTCCCACCCATCGCCACCGAAACCTTACCGTTGCATTTTGACTACAATCACAGGGAGGAGCAGGCAGCTGCCGTCGGAATGGGAGGCGGATCCAAAGCGGAGCGCTTTGACTCCGCCCCTAGAGACTACTACACAGTGAGATTGAGAG CTCTTTCAGACGGCCTGATGATCGATGCAGTCTTCCTCCCTCACTTCTCCTCCTCCCTGCTCCATCACTCCAACACCTGGACCTCCATCCTGTCCCATGGAGCCTTCTCCTCACACAAACCTCCACCTTCACCAG CTGACCTCATCGCCATGGCGCCCCAGCTGGCCAATCAGAGGCTTGTTTGTGTCCTGGAGGCGTGTCACCTGGGCGGAGCCAGGACTGAACTGGTCCTGAGTCGAGGGTTCCACCTTAAAGACTGA
- the si:ch73-71d17.2 gene encoding RPA-related protein RADX isoform X1: MAVDGCIFHRTLTRSRPAPNQASSSSPVVCRESLHVVDVRRYSRDQASAIYFPQAVLSGEDLYDVTLTDGDCRLQVTLDPGLNQLVESRVLKPWSPVYNATFSPALSAQLPECPGASADRDSYRLVSVQVKDSADDEEEEGVWRSQVAWDSLPWFGSSGPTGPLVPLRASRSVFLPLWNNVDYSGEVWMEAPPTEDSLEEEDEEEEGRRPSVTVSELRDCFLSGRRGAIQYQLIVRIINKSHLMYYGRTDRNCECPYKAVLQACDRTGSVCVVLWNSVCVSWYRRLKPGDIISLRHYRVKQHYQAEVDDIEISVNSRNPAAQISILPESSVSPEYLPPAPSYNFYNSKELLERPHGNLCDVIGLLTFTGRSERVRSKGRGAGLLEYRWLRLEDGSSDKPIMVKLFSTSQPETHLKLHPVSVVVCTRLKSIRSDQSPDSFYLTNTTYTQVYCTGLGHHSQMSYRKLQQVRIFLQWLRSQDDQQVLGRALIGGFSMYPPPPVSLETFMKERRGELGFLQGSELQRELERLCYRERRTFCLQATVSMVTYSRRGEEDCCLFWMDRPSSLSSSSSSSPSIRPLSSSFSPTSLSSALSVSTPRPADLSSSRKRRKLLLSETPSKRCPLLTVHTENNNKTVILFEASMEFLENAADEEDEEEEADEDSSSFCTAPLPPVFPPIATETLPLHFDYNHREEQAAAVGMGGGSKAERFDSAPRDYYTVRLRALSDGLMIDAVFLPHFSSSLLHHSNTWTSILSHGAFSSHKPPPSPADLIAMAPQLANQRLVCVLEACHLGGARTELVLSRGFHLKD; encoded by the exons ATGGCGGTGGACGGCTGCATCTTTCACAGGACCCTGACCCGATCCAGACCCGCTCCGAACCAG GCGTCCTCGTCCTCTCCCGTTGTCTGCAGGGAGTCCCTGCATGTTGTGGACGTTCGCCGTTACAGCAGAGACCAGGCGTCCGCCATCTACTTTCCCCAGGCTGTCCTCAGCG GTGAGGACCTGTATGACGTCACGCTGACAGACGGGGATTGCCGTCTTCAGGTGACTCTGGACCCCGGTCTGAACCAGCTGGTGGAGAGCCGAGTCCTGAAGCCGTGGTCGCCAGTTTATAACGCTACCTTCAGTCCCGCCCTGAGCGCCCAGCTCCCAGAATGCCCTGGGGCCTCTGCGGACAGAGACAG CTATAGACTGGTGAGCGTTCAGGTCAAAGACTCAGcagatgatgaggaggaggaaggagtcTGGAGGTCCCAGGTGGCCTGGGACTCGCTGCCCTGGTTCGGATCATCAGGACCAACTG GTCCACTGGTTCCACTCAGAGCCAGCAGGAGCGTGTTCCTCCCTCTGTGGAATAATGTGGACTACAGTGGAGAGGTGTGGATGGAGGCTCCGCCCACTGAGGACAGCCTggaggaggaagatgaagaggaggaag GACGACGGCCGTCTGTGACCGTGTCTGAGCTGCGAGACTGCTTCCTGTCTGGTCGCCGTGGCGCCATACAGTATCAGCTGATTGTGCGCATCATCAACAAGTCTCACCTGATGTACTACGGGAGGACAGACAGGAACTGCGAGTGCCCATATAAG GCCGTGCTGCAGGCGTGTGACCGAacaggaagtgtgtgtgtggtgctgTGGAACAGTGTGTGTGTCAGCTGGTATCGCCGTCTGAAGCCCGGTGACATCATCAGCTTGAGACACTACCGGGTCAAACAGCACTACCAGGCCGAGGTTGATGACATCG aaatCAGTGTGAACAGCAGGAATCCTGCAGCACAAATATCCATTCTCCCTGAATCCTCTGTCTCACCTGAGTACCTCCCACCTGCGCCCTCATACAACTTCTACAACAG TAAGGAGCTTCTGGAGCGTCCTCACGGAAACCTGTGTGATGTCATCGGCCTGCTGACATTCACAGGTCGGTCAGAGCGAGTCAGGAGTAAAG GTCGAGGGGCGGGGCTTTTGGAGTACCGCTGGCTCCGATTGGAGGATGGCAGCAGTGATAAACCAATCATGGTGAAGCTCTTCTCCACATCTCAGCCTGAGACACACCTGAAGCTCCACCCAG TGTCTGTGGTCGTCTGCACTCGACTGAAGTCCATCAGGTCGGATCAGAGTCCCGACTCTTTCTACCTGACTAACACCACCTACACTCAGGTGTACTGCACAG GACTGGGCCACCACTCCCAGATGAGCTACCGTAAACTGCAGCAGGTGCGAATCTTCCTGCAGTGGCTGAGGAGTCAGGACGATCAGCAGGTGCTGGGCAGGGCTCTGATTGGAGGATTCTCCATGTATCCGCCTCCTCCGGTCTCCTTGGAGACGTTTATGAAGGAGAGGAGAG gtgagCTGGGATTCCTGCAGGGGTCAGAGCTTCAGAGGGAGCTGGAGAGGCTCTGTTACCGAGAGCGACGCACCTTCTGCCTCCAGGCAACCGTTTCCATGGTTACCTACAGCCGCAGAGGAGAG GAGGATTGCTGTTTGTTCTGGATGGACAGACCTTCATCcctctcctcatcctcctcctcttcacctTCCATCAGACCtctttcctcctccttctctccaACCTCTCTGTCCTCGGCCCTCAGTGTGTCCACCCCTCGTCCTGCAGACCTCAGCTCGTCACG gaagaggaggaagctgcTGCTGTCTGAGACGCCCAGCAAGAG atgtCCTCTCCTCACAGTCCacacagaaaacaacaacaagacaG TGATCCTGTTTGAAGCCTCCATGGAGTTTCTGGAAAACGCCGCTGATGAagaagatgaggaggaggaggccgATGAAGACTCTTCATCCTTCTGCACCGCCCCCCTCCCCCCGGTGTTCCCACCCATCGCCACCGAAACCTTACCGTTGCATTTTGACTACAATCACAGGGAGGAGCAGGCAGCTGCCGTCGGAATGGGAGGCGGATCCAAAGCGGAGCGCTTTGACTCCGCCCCTAGAGACTACTACACAGTGAGATTGAGAG CTCTTTCAGACGGCCTGATGATCGATGCAGTCTTCCTCCCTCACTTCTCCTCCTCCCTGCTCCATCACTCCAACACCTGGACCTCCATCCTGTCCCATGGAGCCTTCTCCTCACACAAACCTCCACCTTCACCAG CTGACCTCATCGCCATGGCGCCCCAGCTGGCCAATCAGAGGCTTGTTTGTGTCCTGGAGGCGTGTCACCTGGGCGGAGCCAGGACTGAACTGGTCCTGAGTCGAGGGTTCCACCTTAAAGACTGA
- the si:ch73-71d17.2 gene encoding RPA-related protein RADX isoform X4: protein MAVDGCIFHRTLTRSRPAPNQASSSSPVVCRESLHVVDVRRYSRDQASAIYFPQAVLSGEDLYDVTLTDGDCRLQVTLDPGLNQLVESRVLKPWSPVYNATFSPALSAQLPECPGASADRDSYRLVSVQVKDSADDEEEEGVWRSQVAWDSLPWFGSSGPTGPLVPLRASRSVFLPLWNNVDYSGEVWMEAPPTEDSLEEEDEEEEGRRPSVTVSELRDCFLSGRRGAIQYQLIVRIINKSHLMYYGRTDRNCECPYKAVLQACDRTGSVCVVLWNSVCVSWYRRLKPGDIISLRHYRVKQHYQAEVDDIEISVNSRNPAAQISILPESSVSPEYLPPAPSYNFYNSKELLERPHGNLCDVIGLLTFTGRSERVRSKGRGAGLLEYRWLRLEDGSSDKPIMVKLFSTSQPETHLKLHPVSVVVCTRLKSIRSDQSPDSFYLTNTTYTQVYCTGLGHHSQMSYRKLQQVRIFLQWLRSQDDQQVLGRALIGGFSMYPPPPVSLETFMKERRGELGFLQGSELQRELERLCYRERRTFCLQATVSMVTYSRRGEEDCCLFWMDRPSSLSSSSSSSPSIRPLSSSFSPTSLSSALSVSTPRPADLSSSRKRRKLLLSETPSKRCPLLTVHTENNNKTVILFEASMEFLENAADEEDEEEEADEDSSSFCTAPLPPVFPPIATETLPLHFDYNHREEQAAAVGMGGGSKAERFDSAPRDYYTVRLRALSDGLMIDAVFLPHFSSSLLHHSNTWTSILSHGAFSSHKPPPSPAGQSEACLCPGGVSPGRSQD, encoded by the exons ATGGCGGTGGACGGCTGCATCTTTCACAGGACCCTGACCCGATCCAGACCCGCTCCGAACCAG GCGTCCTCGTCCTCTCCCGTTGTCTGCAGGGAGTCCCTGCATGTTGTGGACGTTCGCCGTTACAGCAGAGACCAGGCGTCCGCCATCTACTTTCCCCAGGCTGTCCTCAGCG GTGAGGACCTGTATGACGTCACGCTGACAGACGGGGATTGCCGTCTTCAGGTGACTCTGGACCCCGGTCTGAACCAGCTGGTGGAGAGCCGAGTCCTGAAGCCGTGGTCGCCAGTTTATAACGCTACCTTCAGTCCCGCCCTGAGCGCCCAGCTCCCAGAATGCCCTGGGGCCTCTGCGGACAGAGACAG CTATAGACTGGTGAGCGTTCAGGTCAAAGACTCAGcagatgatgaggaggaggaaggagtcTGGAGGTCCCAGGTGGCCTGGGACTCGCTGCCCTGGTTCGGATCATCAGGACCAACTG GTCCACTGGTTCCACTCAGAGCCAGCAGGAGCGTGTTCCTCCCTCTGTGGAATAATGTGGACTACAGTGGAGAGGTGTGGATGGAGGCTCCGCCCACTGAGGACAGCCTggaggaggaagatgaagaggaggaag GACGACGGCCGTCTGTGACCGTGTCTGAGCTGCGAGACTGCTTCCTGTCTGGTCGCCGTGGCGCCATACAGTATCAGCTGATTGTGCGCATCATCAACAAGTCTCACCTGATGTACTACGGGAGGACAGACAGGAACTGCGAGTGCCCATATAAG GCCGTGCTGCAGGCGTGTGACCGAacaggaagtgtgtgtgtggtgctgTGGAACAGTGTGTGTGTCAGCTGGTATCGCCGTCTGAAGCCCGGTGACATCATCAGCTTGAGACACTACCGGGTCAAACAGCACTACCAGGCCGAGGTTGATGACATCG aaatCAGTGTGAACAGCAGGAATCCTGCAGCACAAATATCCATTCTCCCTGAATCCTCTGTCTCACCTGAGTACCTCCCACCTGCGCCCTCATACAACTTCTACAACAG TAAGGAGCTTCTGGAGCGTCCTCACGGAAACCTGTGTGATGTCATCGGCCTGCTGACATTCACAGGTCGGTCAGAGCGAGTCAGGAGTAAAG GTCGAGGGGCGGGGCTTTTGGAGTACCGCTGGCTCCGATTGGAGGATGGCAGCAGTGATAAACCAATCATGGTGAAGCTCTTCTCCACATCTCAGCCTGAGACACACCTGAAGCTCCACCCAG TGTCTGTGGTCGTCTGCACTCGACTGAAGTCCATCAGGTCGGATCAGAGTCCCGACTCTTTCTACCTGACTAACACCACCTACACTCAGGTGTACTGCACAG GACTGGGCCACCACTCCCAGATGAGCTACCGTAAACTGCAGCAGGTGCGAATCTTCCTGCAGTGGCTGAGGAGTCAGGACGATCAGCAGGTGCTGGGCAGGGCTCTGATTGGAGGATTCTCCATGTATCCGCCTCCTCCGGTCTCCTTGGAGACGTTTATGAAGGAGAGGAGAG gtgagCTGGGATTCCTGCAGGGGTCAGAGCTTCAGAGGGAGCTGGAGAGGCTCTGTTACCGAGAGCGACGCACCTTCTGCCTCCAGGCAACCGTTTCCATGGTTACCTACAGCCGCAGAGGAGAG GAGGATTGCTGTTTGTTCTGGATGGACAGACCTTCATCcctctcctcatcctcctcctcttcacctTCCATCAGACCtctttcctcctccttctctccaACCTCTCTGTCCTCGGCCCTCAGTGTGTCCACCCCTCGTCCTGCAGACCTCAGCTCGTCACG gaagaggaggaagctgcTGCTGTCTGAGACGCCCAGCAAGAG atgtCCTCTCCTCACAGTCCacacagaaaacaacaacaagacaG TGATCCTGTTTGAAGCCTCCATGGAGTTTCTGGAAAACGCCGCTGATGAagaagatgaggaggaggaggccgATGAAGACTCTTCATCCTTCTGCACCGCCCCCCTCCCCCCGGTGTTCCCACCCATCGCCACCGAAACCTTACCGTTGCATTTTGACTACAATCACAGGGAGGAGCAGGCAGCTGCCGTCGGAATGGGAGGCGGATCCAAAGCGGAGCGCTTTGACTCCGCCCCTAGAGACTACTACACAGTGAGATTGAGAG CTCTTTCAGACGGCCTGATGATCGATGCAGTCTTCCTCCCTCACTTCTCCTCCTCCCTGCTCCATCACTCCAACACCTGGACCTCCATCCTGTCCCATGGAGCCTTCTCCTCACACAAACCTCCACCTTCACCAG CTGGCCAATCAGAGGCTTGTTTGTGTCCTGGAGGCGTGTCACCTGGGCGGAGCCAGGACTGA